The following coding sequences are from one Mytilus trossulus isolate FHL-02 chromosome 8, PNRI_Mtr1.1.1.hap1, whole genome shotgun sequence window:
- the LOC134681545 gene encoding uncharacterized protein LOC134681545: MELPKLKSRRTGNRSAVTRLLRKFADAKESSEFDREELLATYENLQQKKKLLDTLNEQIENASETEDIETEIVDTDEYTTNFVTKLRHFKIFIDKTLQPISNQPSHSSYQVLNVDSPPFIPTSSPEIVQTSYVAPSLPQSNDAARILTETSQIATSIPTSSYAVPSAISSNHRLPKLTLPTFNGNILEWPSFWDSYESAVHYNPTLTDVQKFNYLKAQLENEAAQTIAGFSLTNANYAEAVNVLIERFGQTHKITQAHLQALLDITPPRDDLISLRMFYDKMESLVRGLESLGQTQDSYGNLLVPIIISKLPGEIRKHLAREHGTTNWLLRDLRKSILKEIQIMEAGQVSQTETDISTSTFFAGAKSQRKHNASTRNANHHLTEKPCIFCKDIHSPANCKKVRDLDERIAIVKRNNLCFNCLGTHHIKECKSKSSCRNCGKRHHTSLCNEVEHTANPDQRSENRFTDTKDSAHSCTNESTTSTPTVVNLVKDTEIQEDSTILHSSAQTHSKVLLKTAVAPVWSDHHYTDTNILFDEGAQRSFVTESLAHKFNLQREGAEKIQLSSFGETNTNARRLDKTTVYVETETGHKISVHALIVPMIATPIQNHIRFIDRNSNYLQDLKLAHPVMQEETFEISLLIGADFYWEIVEDKVVRGNGPTAVKSKLGYLLSGPLQSEKPQLSTASSIFNVLISHKSEEHDLEAFRKIEATGIESPGVHGKESYIEFRNYKDYAKLPWKHDND, translated from the coding sequence ATGGAGCTACCAAAGCTGAAATCAAGAAGAACGGGCAATCGTAGTGCCGTTACCAGACTTTTACGAAAATTTGCCGACGCAAAAGAAAGTTCTGAATTCGACAGAGAGGAGCTGTTAGCCACATACGAAAATCTACAACAGAAGAAGAAGTTACTCGACACACTGAATGAACAAATTGAGAACGCATCGGAAACAGAGGATATAGAGACGGAAATCGTAGACACAGATGAGTATACTACAAATTTTGTTACTAAACTGAGACATTTTAAGATATTCATAGATAAGACATTACAACCTATTTCCAATCAACCATCACATTCGTCTTATCAAGTTTTAAATGTAGACAGTCCACCGTTCATTCCTACTAGTTCACCCGAAATTGTACAGACAAGTTATGTCGCCCCGTCATTGCCACAGTCAAATGATGCCGCTCGAATTTTAACAGAGACAAGCCAAATTGCAACATCAATTCCCACGTCAAGCTATGCTGTCCCGTCCGCTATATCCAGCAATCATCGTTTGCCAAAATTAACTTTACCTACATTTAATGGCAATATATTAGAATGGCCAAGCTTTTGGGATTCGTACGAATCAGCAGTTCATTACAACCCAACATTGACAGatgttcaaaaatttaattatttgaagGCCCAATTAGAAAACGAAGCCGCTCAGACCATTGCCGGATTTTCTCTAACTAACGCTAACTATGCCGAAGCCGTTAATGTTCTGATAGAGAGATTTGGACAGACTCATAAAATCACACAAGCACACCTACAAGCACTGCTTGATATTACGCCACCCCGAGATGACCTCATAAGCCTGAGAATGTTTTATGACAAAATGGAGAGTTTAGTTAGAGGACTTGAATCGCTTGGACAGACACAGGACTCATACGGTAATTTATTAGTCCCGATTATAATCAGCAAACTGCCCGGAGAAATCAGAAAGCATCTCGCGCGGGAGCATGGTACGACAAATTGGTTACTACGAGATCTTAGAAAAAGTATACTTAAGGAAATACAAATTATGGAAGCCGGACAAGTTTCACAGACGGAAACTGATATTTCGACTTCAACCTTTTTCGCCGGTGCTAAATCACAAAGAAAACACAACGCAAGTACTAGAAATGCAAATCACCATTTAACAGAAAAGCCGTGCATTTTCTGCAAAGATATTCATTCGCCTGCCAACTGCAAGAAAGTACGCGATTTAGATGAACGCATCGCTATTGTTAAACGTAACAATTTATGCTTCAACTGCCTCGGTACACATCACATAAAGGAATGCAAATCAAAAAGCTCATGTCGTAACTGTGGTAAACGACACCACACTAGTTTATGTAACGAAGTTGAACACACCGCGAACCCCGACCAGAGAAGTGAAAACCGTTTCACTGACACGAAAGATTCAGCTCACAGTTGTACGAACGAAAGTACGACATCTACACCAACTGTAGTTAATCTTGTGAAGGATACCGAGATACAAGAAGACTCAACAATATTACACTCGTCAGCACAAACTCACTCAAAAGTATTGTTGAAAACTGCCGTGGCCCCCGTTTGGTCAGATCATCATTACACAGATacgaatattttgtttgatgaaGGCGCTCAAAGATCTTTTGTAACGGAGAGTCTTGCGCATAAATTTAATCTACAGAGAGAAGGAGCCGAAAAGATTCAACTCTCATCATTTGGAGAAACCAACACTAATGCTAGGCGACTCGATAAAACCACAGTTTATGTTGAAACTGAAACTGGACATAAAATCTCAGTACATGCATTGATCGTTCCTATGATAGCTACGCCGATACAGAACCACATTCGTTTCATTGACAGGAACAGTAACTATTTACAAGATCTAAAGCTCGCACATCCAGTTATGCAAGAGGAAACCTTCGAAATTTCACTATTAATTGGAGCCGATTTTTATTGGGAAATAGTTGAAGATAAAGTTGTACGCGGAAACGGACCCACCGCTGTCAAATCAAAATTAGGGTACTTACTTTCTGGACCGTTACAATCAGAAAAACCACAGTTATCAACAGCGTCAAGCATTTTCAATGTTCTTATTTCACATAAATCAGAGGAACACGATTTAGAAGCGTTTAGGAAGATTGAAGCTACAGGAATAGAATCTCCAGGAGTACACGGAAAAGAGAGCTATATAGAGTTTCGCAACTACAAAGATTATGCAaagttaccatggaaacacgACAACGATTAA